Below is a window of Verrucomicrobiota bacterium DNA.
TTTGAGGCGCGGGTGGGGTTGATCGTGTCGGGAAGACGAGCCGTCGCAACCGCACCCTTCTCGAGCTTCAGACGGATCTCAGCAGGGATAGTATAACCGGGACCTCCTGTGCCGGCACGATCGGAGTCCTGAAGGCCAAGCCCTATCTTCTGAAGGACGCTTTCGACAACCCCTAGGCGGGTCTTAGGATCGCCTGTCTGGACTAACTGATGAGGAAAGAGGCGATGAAACCTCATTCCGTCGTAATAATGCCGCTGGATCAGATTCTTGAAGTTGGCGACGGTCTGCGGCGCTGTGGAATCATTCAGCTCGATCACGATGCGCTGCGGCTTCTTCTCCTTGCGGACCTTGATCAGCATGACAGCCGCCTGATTCCCTGATCCGACGTAACGGGGCGTTGTGGCGCATCCTGTCAAAAAAAGCATTGGCAGAAGAACCAGAGGAAGCAGGGATCGGGTATTCATGAGCCGGTGACTTGAATGATGCTGAGCGGAGTCTTTCTTCCGGTCAAGGGATCGAGGGCAAAAAGAGGCGAGTTTCCCTCCGCTGCGGGGCGCTTAAGATAGCATAAGGCCAAGACCAATGCTGGCTCTCCGGCTCCGGTCAACTGGGGAGCAACACTGGTGATCGACCCAACCGTGCCTTCCTCCGTGATAATTTCATGGCCTGAAGTAAGAGTTGAGTTTCCCGGGGCTGTCAGAAGACTCAGCAGGCGATTGACCCGGCCGATGCTCTTGAGACGGGAGATCACTTCCTGCCCGGGATAGCAACCGCGGTCATAGTCGATGTGCGTGCGATCAAGGCCAGCCTCCGGGGGTAAAGTCTCCTCGCTGAGTTCAGATCCCCAGACAGGGATTGCCCTCTCGATTCGCAGGGCCTCGATGGCAACGGGATCAAGAATCGCAAGCGATGCCAAGCCGGGAAAATCTTGATTGAGATCGAGGCCCACAGTTCCCAAGCGGTTAACTCGGATGCCGGCAGCGGAAACCCAAGGCACGGACTCAGATAGTTTTCCAAAAAGATGGATTGTGTGTCTCTTGGAGTCCTCGGGCTCAACAACAACAGAGACATCGTCCGCCACGATATAGCGCTCTAGGCGCGCAATCAGGATCTCTTTCAAAGAAGGATCACTTTCGACCATCAGATCGTCATTTTCACGCCAGATCAGCAAGGGTGCACAGAGCTTTCCCTTCGGAGTCAGGATGCAGGCCTGCAAGGCATTTCCGGCGGCCATACGACTCAGGTCGCGTGTGATCTGTCCGTTCAGATAGCGGAAGGCATCAGCTCCGGAGAGACGCAGAAGAAGTCTCGGAGGCAGAAGAAAGGCACCTCCCCCCACCTTAGCCTGGCGCAGTTGTTCCGCCTGTTCTTGGAGCATTACCGGAGGTTTCAAGATTTTTTTGACCCGGCAAAGAGTCCTAAAAACTTCTTTTTTTCAACCTTCGGATCAGCCCCTTTCGTTGCCTTGGCCTTGTGCTCGTTTTCCTTTGCTCCTTTGGAGGTGCCAGTGACGGCCGTCGAAAAAGGTGTCTGATCCGGGAGATCCTTCACGCTACCCGCATACTCATAGTGACGAGCCAGGGAGGCAAAGTCATCTTCCCCCCATCCGGCCTGCACTGCTCCCATCAGAGCTCCCGCAGTCGCGGCGGTGACGGGCAGGTCGATCCCCTTACCTTCGACCGACCGCAGGGCAATCTGGAGATCCTTCAGCATATTCTTGACCGAAAAACGGGGAGCTAAGTCTCCGGTGAGCATCAGGGGTAACTTGGCGGAGATGGCTCCGGAATTCGCTACATTATGCTGCAAAGCCTCCATAAGACGAGGAAGTGGAATTCCTCCCCGGGCCAGCAATGCCAGGGCCTCCGAGAGCACGCCGATCTCCGCAGCACTGATCATGTTGGTGGCGATTTTCACATAGGTGGCGGCACCCACAGGGCCCATGAGTAGGATGGCCTTGGCCGAAACCTTGAGAATCGGCAAAGCGCGCTCGAGCACGGACTCCTCACCACCGATATAGTAAACAAGCTCTCCTACGGCCGCAGCATCGCGGCTACCCGTGAACGGGGCATCCAGGAAAGAAGCTCCCCTCTCATTTACCAGGCGGGCGGCCTCGAGCGTCTCAGCAGGGCCGACAGTCGCATGGTTCATGACGAGATGGGATCCACCCAAGGCAGTCCCCATGGAACGAATCACCTCCAGTAGCGCCTCCCCATCCCGAACAAAAATCTGGATAATATCCGCCGACTCAGCGACCTCCCGGGCCGATGAGAGAAAGTTCGGCTCGGCACGGGGCGAACGGTTCCAGACGGAGACGGGATGCCCCTCTCGTCTTAGAGCCCCCGCGATACGGCTCCCTATGATCCCCATTCCGATAACCCCGACGGGTGTCTTCTGAGACGACTCCATCGGGATCAGTTAAACCACTGGGAAGTATCAGCCCCTACTTGGCAGGCACCATAGCGGCACTCGGAGCAGGCAGAGTGCTCTCGATCTTCGCAGCCTGGCGGAGTTCCTGCATGACGCCCTTGAAGATCTCACGACGCTTCTGGGCTTGGAGAAACTGTATGATCTGAGCCTTGGCCTCGTCAAAGGTGGCGGTGCCGGCGGGCTTCTTGTCGGTGACCTTGATCACATGGTAGCCGAACTTTGTCTTCACCGGGGTGATGCTGACAGAGCCGACCTTCTGGGCATAAGCGGCATCGGCAAACTCCGGAACCATCTTGTCCTTCGGGAAGTAACCCAAGTCTCCGCCACGCTGTGCGGCACCTGGCTCCTCAGAGAGCTCGGAGGCCAGCTTGTCAAACGGCTCACCCTTGTTCACTCGCACGATCGCGGCCTTGGCCTTGTTCTCGGCGACCTTCTGCTGCGCTGCGGTGGCATCGGGAGCAGTACGGAAGAGAATGTGGCTGGCCTTCACGAGGTCAGGGTTGGTGAACTCCTTGGTGTTAGCATCGTAAAACTTCTTGGCATCGGCCTCGGTGACACTGTCCTTCCCGGCGACCTGCGACTGCATCCACTTGGATTGACGGATCGACTTGCTAAGATTGGCAACAAACTGATCCATGGTGATGCCCGACTTCTTCATTTCGGCCTGAAAGACCTCCTCGGAAGGGAACTGGCTCTTGATCTTGGCCAGCTGGGCGTCGATCTCGGCCTGGTCGACCTTGACCGCGGCGGCCTGCTTGTCGACCAACTTCTCCATGATCATGCCGTCGAGGATCTGGCGATAGCCCTGCATCTTCTGGTCGGCGGTGAGGGGCGCATTGGCCTGACCGCTGGCGGCGAGAGCCTCAGTGAAGGCCTTATCCAGATCAGCCCGGCTAATCTTATCTCCGTTGACGATGGCAACGGGATCCTTCAAAGCGACCGCGGAAGAGCTTGCACCGCCCTTGGCAACCGCATCCGATATCACCTTATTGATGTCTGGTGTAGCGGAGGACTTGGAGGAGGAACTCTGCGCATGAAGAAGACCCGCGGAGAGGATGATCGAAAGAAGGATGAGGAATCGTTTGGTCATGAGTTAAGTGGTGAGATAAGTACTTTGCACGGGATGGATGAGCACGCCAGCCGAAATTCGTCTCTTTTTCGTCTTTTAGGGAACCACTGATTCCTTTTTCGGGCATCCGATTCCTCACTGGCCCTCACCTTGAGGGTTTACTTTCCCGAGAGGCAGGATAAATTCACCCCTCTTGCTCACGTGGCGAAACTGGCAGACGCGTACGTCTCAGAAGCGTATGGGGTAACCCATGGAGGTTCGATTCCTCTCGTGAGCACTTTTTTCTTTCATCAAGCCATCCCAGGGCCCCACTAGAGCCACCAACGCCGATCACTCATGGAGATCTACAAAGAGAATCCCGAAATGGTACGGGGACTCTTCTCCGACATCGCGGGTCGTTACCAGGTGGTGAATCACCTCCTGAGCGGGGGACTTGATTTTTACTGGCGCGCCATCGCGGTCCGGCTCATCCGACCCTGGAATCCAGCCACCGTGCTCGATATCGCCACAGGAACCGGCGATCTCGCCATGGCTATCAGGAAGAACTGCCCAGACGCCCGCGTTGTCGGAGCTGACTTCTGCGCCCCGATGCTGGATGTCGCACGGAAGAATGGACTCCCCGAACTCGTCGTAGCCGACGGTATGAACCTTCCCTTTGCCGATCAAAACTTCGAGGTCGTGACCGCGGCGTTTGGTCTTCGCAACATGGCCTCCTGGGAGAAGGGTCTCTCCGAGATGGCCCGCGTTCTCAAGCCGGGGGGGCATCTCTTGATCCTCGATTTCTCCCTGCCGACGCTCCCGGTCATTCGTCCCCTTTACAGGGCCTATCTCCACCACGTCCTGCCCATCATGGCTGGCATCGTCACGGGACGGAAAGACGCCTACGAATACCTTGGCGTCTCGATCGAACAATTCCCATCAGGGAAGGCCATGACCTCGCTGATCGACTCATGTGGATTCAGGGATGCGATGGCCCATCCCCTCACCTTGGGGACGGTTTCGATCTACACCGCGATCCGGGAATAAGAGCGGCGCCTTTCGGCACGTTGCCCGCAATACCCCCTACATGCTTGGGGTAAACTGAGAGATCTTTGTCGCCTTGAAGCCGATGTTGGCCATCAGGCCCTTCTGACCGAAGACAAAGGCCTTGATGCCTTGCAGAGTATAGAGTGAGGCGCCACCGGCCACCCCCTTATCCGCAATCGTTAGGCCGGGAGCCGCTCCAAGGTTAAGACCGCCCGATTTTTTCAGGCTCTGTAAATCCTCAGGAGTCATGAAGAAGAGTGCGTAGGAGTAAGTCTGGGCACCGGCCTGAAGGCCGGGGCATACGGAGGACGTGTTGTAATAACCATCGACTAGGCCCTTCACATAAAGGACTCCATCACCACGTTCAAAACCAGCCATCAGAAGCCCGGCTCTAACCACCGTGGGGAAAACCAGAATGGCATACGCCTTTTGGCCAAGATCACGGTTCTTGGGATTAGCAGTATAGAGTTTTTCCAAGGCGGCCTTTGAGTCGTTCTGGAGTTGCAGGGCGCTGGCCGCATTCGCTGCGGGAACAAGCAGAAGGGCCGAGAGGAGAATCAGGGCGAGGGCGCGGAGGTTTTTCATGGGTTTTTGGAGTATTGGCTGTTGGAGATTCTG
It encodes the following:
- a CDS encoding NAD(P)-dependent oxidoreductase, which gives rise to MESSQKTPVGVIGMGIIGSRIAGALRREGHPVSVWNRSPRAEPNFLSSAREVAESADIIQIFVRDGEALLEVIRSMGTALGGSHLVMNHATVGPAETLEAARLVNERGASFLDAPFTGSRDAAAVGELVYYIGGEESVLERALPILKVSAKAILLMGPVGAATYVKIATNMISAAEIGVLSEALALLARGGIPLPRLMEALQHNVANSGAISAKLPLMLTGDLAPRFSVKNMLKDLQIALRSVEGKGIDLPVTAATAGALMGAVQAGWGEDDFASLARHYEYAGSVKDLPDQTPFSTAVTGTSKGAKENEHKAKATKGADPKVEKKKFLGLFAGSKKS
- a CDS encoding twin-arginine translocation pathway signal protein produces the protein MKNLRALALILLSALLLVPAANAASALQLQNDSKAALEKLYTANPKNRDLGQKAYAILVFPTVVRAGLLMAGFERGDGVLYVKGLVDGYYNTSSVCPGLQAGAQTYSYALFFMTPEDLQSLKKSGGLNLGAAPGLTIADKGVAGGASLYTLQGIKAFVFGQKGLMANIGFKATKISQFTPSM
- a CDS encoding peptidylprolyl isomerase; the protein is MNTRSLLPLVLLPMLFLTGCATTPRYVGSGNQAAVMLIKVRKEKKPQRIVIELNDSTAPQTVANFKNLIQRHYYDGMRFHRLFPHQLVQTGDPKTRLGVVESVLQKIGLGLQDSDRAGTGGPGYTIPAEIRLKLEKGAVATARLPDTINPTRASNGSQFFVCIEAMPQLNGQYTVFGKVTQGLEVLDAISGFPANSNDFPTENIVIQSIRLE
- a CDS encoding peptidylprolyl isomerase, which encodes MTKRFLILLSIILSAGLLHAQSSSSKSSATPDINKVISDAVAKGGASSSAVALKDPVAIVNGDKISRADLDKAFTEALAASGQANAPLTADQKMQGYRQILDGMIMEKLVDKQAAAVKVDQAEIDAQLAKIKSQFPSEEVFQAEMKKSGITMDQFVANLSKSIRQSKWMQSQVAGKDSVTEADAKKFYDANTKEFTNPDLVKASHILFRTAPDATAAQQKVAENKAKAAIVRVNKGEPFDKLASELSEEPGAAQRGGDLGYFPKDKMVPEFADAAYAQKVGSVSITPVKTKFGYHVIKVTDKKPAGTATFDEAKAQIIQFLQAQKRREIFKGVMQELRQAAKIESTLPAPSAAMVPAK
- a CDS encoding ubiquinone/menaquinone biosynthesis methyltransferase yields the protein MEIYKENPEMVRGLFSDIAGRYQVVNHLLSGGLDFYWRAIAVRLIRPWNPATVLDIATGTGDLAMAIRKNCPDARVVGADFCAPMLDVARKNGLPELVVADGMNLPFADQNFEVVTAAFGLRNMASWEKGLSEMARVLKPGGHLLILDFSLPTLPVIRPLYRAYLHHVLPIMAGIVTGRKDAYEYLGVSIEQFPSGKAMTSLIDSCGFRDAMAHPLTLGTVSIYTAIRE